From Paraburkholderia sabiae, a single genomic window includes:
- the der gene encoding ribosome biogenesis GTPase Der: protein MKPVIALVGRPNVGKSTLFNRLTRSRDALVADLPGLTRDRHYGEGRVGGERPYLVVDTGGFEPVAKDGILFEMARQTRQAVEESDVIVFIVDGRNGLAPQDKSIADYLRKTGRPIFLVVNKAEGMKYTNVAADFYELGLGDPRAISAAHGDGVTEMINEALDVAYAGQPEESEEEKAQHGIKIAIVGRPNVGKSTLVNTLIGEDRVIAFDMPGTTRDSIYVDFERQGKKYTLIDTAGLRKRGKVFEAIEKFSVVKTLQSISDANVVILLLDARQDISEQDAHIAGFVVEQGRALVVGVNKWDGLDPHVRERTKNDLQRKLKFLEFAKFHFISAAEKTGIGPLMRSVEDAYKAAMSKLPTPKLTRALIDAVEFQQPRRRGPVRPKLRYAHQGGQNPPIIVIHGNALDAITDTYRRYLENRFRETFALTGTPLRIEFRSSTNPYADKD from the coding sequence ATGAAACCCGTTATTGCCCTCGTCGGGCGCCCCAATGTGGGGAAATCCACGCTGTTCAACCGGCTCACGCGTTCGCGCGATGCGCTAGTCGCTGATTTGCCCGGCCTCACGCGCGACCGCCACTATGGCGAAGGGCGCGTCGGCGGTGAGCGTCCGTATCTGGTCGTCGACACGGGCGGCTTCGAGCCCGTCGCGAAGGACGGCATCCTGTTCGAGATGGCGCGTCAGACGCGCCAGGCCGTCGAGGAATCGGACGTCATCGTGTTCATCGTCGACGGCCGCAACGGTCTCGCGCCGCAGGACAAGTCGATCGCCGACTATCTGCGCAAGACGGGCCGGCCGATCTTCCTCGTCGTCAACAAGGCCGAGGGGATGAAGTACACGAACGTCGCCGCCGACTTCTACGAACTCGGCCTCGGCGACCCGCGCGCGATTTCGGCTGCGCACGGCGACGGCGTGACGGAGATGATCAACGAGGCGCTCGACGTCGCGTACGCCGGCCAGCCGGAAGAAAGCGAGGAAGAGAAGGCGCAGCACGGCATCAAGATCGCGATCGTCGGACGGCCGAACGTCGGCAAATCCACGCTGGTCAACACGCTGATCGGCGAAGACCGCGTGATCGCCTTCGACATGCCGGGCACGACGCGCGATTCGATCTACGTCGACTTCGAACGGCAAGGCAAAAAGTACACGCTGATCGACACGGCCGGCTTGCGCAAGCGCGGCAAGGTGTTCGAGGCGATCGAAAAATTCTCGGTCGTGAAGACGCTGCAGTCGATTTCGGACGCGAACGTCGTGATTCTGCTGCTGGACGCGCGCCAGGACATTTCGGAGCAGGACGCGCACATCGCGGGCTTCGTGGTCGAGCAGGGCCGGGCGCTCGTGGTCGGCGTGAACAAGTGGGACGGGCTCGATCCGCATGTGCGTGAGCGCACCAAAAACGATCTTCAGCGCAAGCTAAAATTCCTCGAATTCGCGAAATTCCACTTCATTTCGGCAGCGGAAAAGACGGGCATCGGCCCGTTGATGCGCTCCGTCGAGGACGCCTACAAGGCCGCGATGTCCAAGCTGCCGACGCCGAAGCTCACGCGCGCGCTGATCGATGCCGTCGAGTTCCAGCAGCCGCGCCGCCGGGGCCCTGTGCGTCCGAAACTGCGCTACGCGCACCAGGGGGGACAGAATCCGCCGATCATCGTGATTCACGGCAACGCGCTCGACGCCATCACTGACACGTACAGGCGTTACCTCGAAAACCGCTTCCGGGAAACTTTCGCGCTGACGGGCACTCCATTGCGGATAGAGTTCCGGTCCTCGACGAATCCTTACGCGGACAAAGACTGA
- the hfq gene encoding RNA chaperone Hfq, with protein MSNKGQLLQDPFLNALRKEHVPVSIYLVNGIKLQGNIESFDQYVVLLRNTVTQMVYKHAISTVVPARPVNFHPDSESS; from the coding sequence ATGAGCAACAAAGGGCAATTGTTACAAGACCCGTTTTTGAACGCACTGCGTAAAGAGCACGTGCCGGTCTCGATCTATCTGGTCAACGGCATCAAGCTTCAAGGGAACATTGAATCGTTCGACCAGTACGTCGTGTTGCTCCGGAATACGGTAACCCAGATGGTTTACAAGCACGCCATTTCGACTGTCGTGCCTGCCCGTCCGGTGAATTTCCACCCCGATTCCGAATCGTCCTAA
- the hflX gene encoding GTPase HflX: MTSTNLINAALVGIDFGKIDFEASLEELSLLAQSAGAHPAVTLTGRRSSPDAAMFVGSGKAEELRIACEANDIDIVIFNHALAPAQQRNLERTLNRRVVDRTSLILDIFAQRARSHEGKLQVELAQLQYLATRLVRAWTHLERQKGGIGLRGPGETQLETDRRLIGERIKMLKGRLEKLRRQHGTQRRARARNRTMSVSLVGYTNAGKSTLFNALTKAQAYAADQLFATLDTTSRRVYLGEEVGQIVVSDTVGFIRELPHQLVAAFRATLEETIHADLLLHVVDASSAVRLDQIDQVNDVLREIGADTIRQVLVFNKIDAVPELAARGDAVERDEYGNISRVFLSARTGQGLDTLRAAIAEIATAEQLPESDGLLSEGDPRAAAIYQEQRDNAGEDDRDDRKIPDTGADPFQLH, from the coding sequence TTGACATCCACCAATTTGATCAACGCAGCGCTTGTCGGCATCGACTTCGGAAAGATCGATTTCGAAGCCAGTCTCGAAGAACTCAGCCTGCTCGCGCAAAGCGCGGGCGCCCATCCCGCCGTCACTCTCACCGGTCGCCGTTCCAGCCCCGATGCCGCGATGTTCGTCGGCAGCGGCAAGGCGGAAGAGCTGCGCATCGCGTGCGAAGCGAACGACATCGACATCGTCATCTTCAATCACGCGCTCGCACCTGCGCAGCAGCGTAATCTGGAGCGTACGCTTAACAGGCGTGTCGTCGACCGTACCAGCCTGATCCTCGACATCTTCGCGCAACGCGCGCGCAGCCACGAAGGCAAGCTGCAGGTCGAACTCGCGCAACTGCAGTACCTTGCCACGCGACTCGTGCGCGCCTGGACTCACCTTGAACGTCAGAAGGGTGGTATCGGTCTGCGCGGTCCGGGTGAAACGCAGCTTGAAACCGACCGCCGGCTGATCGGCGAGCGCATCAAGATGCTCAAGGGCCGGCTCGAAAAACTGCGTCGCCAGCATGGCACGCAGCGTCGCGCGCGGGCACGCAATCGCACGATGTCGGTCTCGCTCGTCGGCTATACGAACGCGGGCAAATCCACACTGTTCAATGCGCTCACCAAGGCGCAGGCCTACGCCGCCGACCAGCTGTTCGCGACGCTCGACACCACCTCGCGCCGCGTCTATCTCGGCGAAGAGGTCGGGCAGATCGTCGTGTCGGACACCGTAGGATTTATCCGCGAATTGCCTCACCAACTCGTGGCCGCTTTCCGCGCCACGCTCGAAGAAACCATTCACGCGGACCTGCTGCTGCATGTCGTCGATGCATCGAGCGCAGTGCGGCTCGACCAGATCGATCAGGTCAACGACGTCTTGCGCGAAATCGGCGCGGACACGATCCGGCAGGTGCTCGTGTTCAACAAGATCGACGCCGTGCCTGAACTGGCGGCCCGAGGCGACGCAGTTGAAAGGGACGAGTATGGTAATATTTCGCGCGTCTTTTTGAGCGCGCGTACGGGGCAAGGGCTGGACACACTGCGCGCTGCCATCGCCGAAATCGCAACTGCCGAACAACTTCCGGAGTCTGACGGTCTACTGTCGGAGGGAGATCCGAGAGCGGCGGCCATTTATCAAGAGCAACGCGATAATGCCGGCGAAGACGACCGCGACGACCGCAAGATCCCAGACACGGGCGCCGACCCGTTCCAATTGCATTGA
- the hflK gene encoding FtsH protease activity modulator HflK, whose amino-acid sequence MNDYNERSIWLRLRAMLSLNDPRWGRGEGNGDRQRLNDSKRPPNGKDSEGPPDLDEMWRDFNRRLSRIFGRKGGGGGPRPDNGRGARIGVGIIIGVLVAIYLGSGVFVVQDGQAAVVLRFGQLRGTAGQGVHWRMPYPFESHEIVNVGQVRSVEIGRNNVVRLANVKDASMLTHDADIVDVRFAVQYQIRKPTDYLFRSADPDQSVTQAAQAAVREIVGSLSTNDILYQDREAIRAQLTETIQHSLDEYHTGLAVTGVTIQSVQPPDQVQAAFDDAAKARQDRERAKRDAQAYANELLPRAKAEGERMIDEAKTYSDRVVAQAEGDAERFKEVYAQYSKAPAVIRDRMYLETMQQIYSNTTKVFVDSKSGSNVLYLPLDKLVEQTRQRAAESAAAGSAPAAQGGQGAASAQGQQNAQGTQPATQGGNPPTIITPPAAPVSSASQAAAASDAFRSRDSFRSRGREDDLQ is encoded by the coding sequence GTGAACGATTACAACGAGCGGAGTATCTGGCTGCGTCTGCGCGCCATGTTGTCGCTGAACGACCCGCGCTGGGGCCGGGGCGAAGGCAATGGCGATCGCCAGCGTCTGAACGATTCGAAGCGCCCGCCCAACGGCAAGGACAGCGAAGGTCCGCCCGATCTCGACGAAATGTGGCGCGACTTCAACCGGCGCCTCTCACGCATCTTCGGCCGCAAGGGCGGTGGCGGCGGCCCGCGTCCGGATAACGGGCGTGGCGCGCGCATCGGCGTTGGCATCATCATCGGCGTGCTGGTCGCCATTTATCTCGGCAGCGGTGTGTTCGTCGTGCAGGACGGCCAGGCGGCCGTCGTGCTGCGCTTCGGCCAGCTGCGCGGCACGGCCGGACAGGGCGTGCACTGGCGCATGCCGTATCCGTTCGAGTCCCATGAAATCGTCAATGTCGGCCAGGTGCGCTCGGTGGAAATCGGCCGCAACAACGTGGTACGTCTCGCGAATGTGAAGGACGCGTCGATGCTCACGCACGACGCCGATATCGTCGACGTCCGCTTCGCCGTTCAGTACCAGATTCGCAAGCCGACCGATTACCTGTTCCGCAGCGCCGATCCCGATCAGAGCGTCACGCAGGCCGCGCAGGCGGCGGTGCGCGAGATCGTCGGGTCGCTCAGTACGAACGACATCCTGTACCAGGACCGCGAGGCGATTCGCGCGCAACTGACGGAAACCATCCAGCATTCGTTGGACGAATATCACACGGGTCTCGCCGTGACAGGCGTGACGATCCAGAGCGTGCAGCCGCCCGATCAGGTGCAAGCTGCGTTCGACGATGCCGCGAAAGCGCGTCAGGACCGCGAACGCGCGAAGCGCGACGCCCAGGCCTACGCGAATGAACTCCTGCCGCGTGCGAAGGCGGAAGGCGAACGCATGATCGACGAAGCAAAGACGTATAGCGACCGCGTCGTCGCCCAGGCGGAAGGCGATGCCGAGCGTTTCAAGGAAGTCTATGCACAGTATTCGAAGGCGCCTGCTGTGATCCGCGACCGGATGTACCTCGAAACCATGCAGCAGATTTATTCGAACACGACGAAGGTGTTCGTCGACAGCAAGTCGGGTAGCAACGTGCTGTACCTGCCGCTCGACAAGCTCGTCGAACAGACGCGCCAGCGCGCGGCCGAGTCGGCTGCAGCCGGTTCGGCTCCGGCGGCGCAGGGCGGGCAGGGTGCAGCGTCCGCTCAAGGTCAACAAAACGCACAGGGTACCCAACCGGCGACGCAAGGCGGCAACCCGCCGACCATCATCACGCCGCCGGCCGCACCCGTCAGCAGCGCCAGTCAGGCCGCAGCGGCAAGCGATGCCTTCCGTTCGCGCGATTCGTTCCGCAGCCGCGGCCGCGAAGACGATCTGCAATAA
- the hflC gene encoding protease modulator HflC, giving the protein MNKIVALVVAIVIVLFAASSMVFVVDQRHMAVVSARGDAAPTLAGPGLHVKLPPPLQTVTSVDTRIQSLDTPDEDRYATSDKTELLVNPVVKFRVSDPVKLVSETKGDVQSLTDRLALLARGALGDAFAKYTLSDALSKQDAIATQARDGMQKGAASLGVDVVDVTLTRIDFPAAMADSVFKRMIAAREQIANQERSEGASEADKIKADAAQQQQAVLADAYKQAQAIKGDGDGKAASIAADAYGRDPQFYQFYQSMQAYKNSFKPGDVMVVDSSSEFFRFMRGPDGGGAAQSQSSPAASTGAHKH; this is encoded by the coding sequence ATGAACAAAATCGTTGCGCTCGTCGTAGCTATCGTCATCGTGCTGTTCGCGGCATCGTCGATGGTGTTCGTCGTCGATCAGCGGCATATGGCCGTCGTGTCCGCGCGCGGCGACGCCGCGCCGACGCTCGCCGGTCCCGGTCTGCATGTGAAGCTGCCGCCGCCGTTGCAAACGGTGACGTCGGTGGACACGCGCATCCAGTCGCTCGATACGCCCGACGAAGACCGCTACGCCACCTCCGACAAAACCGAATTGCTGGTAAATCCGGTCGTCAAATTCCGTGTGTCCGATCCGGTGAAGCTCGTCTCCGAAACGAAGGGCGACGTGCAAAGCCTGACCGACCGTCTTGCGCTGCTCGCGCGCGGCGCGCTCGGCGATGCGTTCGCGAAGTACACGTTGTCCGACGCGCTCTCGAAGCAGGACGCGATCGCGACGCAGGCGCGCGACGGCATGCAGAAGGGCGCGGCGTCGCTCGGTGTCGATGTCGTCGACGTGACGCTCACACGCATCGACTTTCCCGCAGCCATGGCCGACTCCGTCTTCAAGCGGATGATCGCTGCACGCGAACAGATCGCGAATCAGGAGCGTTCGGAAGGCGCGTCGGAAGCCGACAAGATCAAGGCGGATGCGGCTCAACAGCAGCAGGCGGTGCTCGCCGACGCCTACAAGCAGGCGCAGGCGATCAAGGGCGACGGCGACGGCAAGGCTGCATCGATCGCCGCCGACGCATACGGCCGCGATCCGCAGTTCTATCAGTTCTACCAAAGCATGCAGGCGTACAAGAACAGCTTCAAGCCGGGCGACGTGATGGTCGTCGACTCGAGCAGCGAGTTCTTCCGCTTCATGCGTGGCCCGGATGGCGGCGGCGCCGCTCAATCGCAATCGTCTCCCGCCGCGTCGACGGGCGCGCACAAACACTGA
- a CDS encoding DUF2065 domain-containing protein, translating into MDIAGSLLLAIALMLIIEGMFPFVFPSAWRDTFRKIAERPPHHIRIGGLIVMVLGLLLLLIAT; encoded by the coding sequence ATGGACATAGCCGGCTCGTTATTGCTCGCGATCGCACTGATGCTGATCATCGAGGGGATGTTTCCGTTCGTATTTCCGAGCGCCTGGCGCGACACGTTTCGTAAAATAGCGGAGCGCCCGCCGCACCATATCCGGATCGGCGGACTGATCGTCATGGTGCTCGGGCTGTTGCTGCTGTTGATCGCCACCTAG
- a CDS encoding ATP phosphoribosyltransferase regulatory subunit, which produces MSTWLLPENIADVLPSEARKIEELRRRLLDRFRAYGYEMVMPPLLEYLESLLTGGGSDLNLRTFKLVDQLSGRTLGLRADITPQVARIDAHLLNRQGVTRLCYAGNVLHTRPRGLHATREQIQIGAEIYGHAGLEADLEIQQLMLDALHLAGLGRVRLDLCHAAVLGALVAGEPAAAALGESLYEALAGKDVPLLNELTANLTPVTRDALRALPTLYGDATVLEEARARLPNAPEISRALDDLAFLAQQVGGAEVMIDLADLRGYAYHSGVMFSAYVDGVPNAVARGGRYDKVGQAYGRARAATGFSLDLREVARISPIEARSSAILAPWQHDDALRTSVAALRDAGEVVIQALPGHDHALDEFACDRVLVERNGKWVVEAKS; this is translated from the coding sequence ATGTCGACCTGGTTACTTCCCGAGAATATTGCCGACGTGCTGCCGTCGGAGGCACGCAAGATCGAAGAACTGCGCCGTCGCCTGCTCGACCGTTTTCGCGCATACGGCTATGAGATGGTCATGCCGCCGCTGCTCGAATATCTGGAGTCGCTGCTGACGGGCGGAGGCAGCGACCTGAACCTGCGTACGTTCAAGCTCGTCGATCAGCTGTCGGGCCGCACGCTCGGCCTGCGCGCCGACATCACGCCGCAGGTCGCGCGTATCGATGCGCACTTGCTGAACCGTCAAGGCGTGACGCGTCTGTGCTATGCAGGCAACGTGCTGCATACGCGTCCGCGCGGCCTGCACGCGACGCGCGAGCAGATCCAGATCGGCGCCGAAATTTACGGTCATGCCGGTCTCGAAGCGGATCTGGAAATCCAGCAATTGATGCTCGACGCGCTGCATCTCGCGGGTCTCGGCCGCGTCCGTCTCGATCTGTGCCATGCAGCCGTGCTGGGCGCGTTGGTCGCCGGCGAGCCGGCCGCTGCGGCGCTCGGCGAATCGCTCTATGAAGCGCTCGCTGGCAAGGACGTGCCGCTGCTGAACGAACTAACGGCGAACCTCACGCCCGTCACGCGCGACGCGCTGCGCGCACTGCCCACGCTGTACGGCGATGCGACCGTGCTCGAAGAAGCGCGTGCGCGTCTGCCGAATGCGCCGGAAATCTCGCGCGCGCTCGACGACCTCGCGTTCCTCGCGCAACAGGTCGGCGGCGCGGAAGTGATGATCGATCTCGCCGATCTGCGCGGCTACGCGTATCACAGCGGCGTGATGTTCTCTGCGTACGTCGATGGCGTGCCGAACGCCGTCGCGCGCGGCGGCCGTTACGACAAGGTCGGCCAGGCGTATGGCCGCGCGCGTGCAGCGACGGGCTTCTCGCTCGATCTGCGCGAAGTCGCGCGCATCTCGCCGATCGAGGCGCGCAGCAGCGCGATTCTCGCGCCGTGGCAACACGACGACGCGTTGCGTACGAGCGTCGCTGCGTTGCGCGATGCAGGCGAAGTCGTGATCCAGGCGTTGCCGGGCCACGATCATGCACTCGACGAATTCGCGTGCGATCGCGTGCTGGTCGAGCGCAATGGAAAGTGGGTTGTCGAAGCGAAGTCGTGA
- a CDS encoding adenylosuccinate synthase, with protein sequence MSASAVNVNPGRNVVVVGTQWGDEGKGKIVDWLTDHAQGVVRFQGGHNAGHTLIIGGKKTILRLIPSGIMRPGVACYIGNGVVLSPEALFKEIEELESAGVDVQKRLFISEATTLILPYHVAIDQAREARSGAGKIGTTGRGIGPAYEDKVARRGLRVQDLFQPEVFAERLRANLDFHNFVLTQYLGAPAVDYQQTLDMMLGYADRLKPMIADVSRRLYDENHAGNNLLFEGAQGTLLDIDHGTYPFVTSSNCVAGAATSGAGIGPQKLDYILGITKAYCTRVGSGPFPSELYDADNANRQEEVGLTLAKVGKEFGSVTGRPRRTGWLDAAALRRAIQINGVSGLCITKLDVLDGLDEVKLCVGYTVDGKDADILPRGAYEVSRCEPVYETFGGWKESTVGIKEWSKLPANAQAYLTRVQEVAGVPIDMVSTGPDRDETILLRHPFKV encoded by the coding sequence ATGTCTGCCAGCGCAGTGAATGTGAACCCGGGACGCAACGTTGTCGTCGTGGGTACCCAGTGGGGTGATGAGGGCAAAGGCAAGATCGTTGACTGGCTCACGGACCACGCGCAAGGCGTCGTTCGTTTCCAGGGCGGTCACAACGCCGGTCATACGCTCATCATCGGCGGCAAGAAAACCATCTTGCGTCTGATTCCGTCGGGCATCATGCGCCCGGGCGTCGCCTGCTATATCGGTAATGGCGTCGTGTTGTCGCCGGAAGCACTGTTCAAGGAAATCGAAGAGCTGGAATCGGCCGGCGTCGACGTGCAAAAACGTCTCTTCATTTCCGAAGCCACCACGCTGATCCTCCCGTACCACGTTGCCATCGACCAGGCCCGCGAAGCACGCAGCGGCGCCGGCAAGATCGGCACGACGGGTCGCGGCATCGGTCCGGCGTACGAAGACAAGGTCGCGCGCCGCGGTCTGCGCGTCCAGGATCTGTTCCAGCCCGAAGTCTTCGCTGAACGCCTGCGCGCGAATCTCGACTTCCACAACTTCGTGCTCACGCAATATCTCGGCGCGCCGGCTGTCGACTATCAGCAGACGCTCGACATGATGCTTGGCTACGCCGACCGTCTGAAGCCGATGATTGCCGACGTGTCGCGTCGTCTGTACGACGAGAACCACGCGGGCAACAATCTGCTGTTCGAAGGCGCGCAAGGCACGCTGCTCGATATCGATCACGGCACGTATCCGTTCGTCACGTCGAGCAACTGCGTCGCAGGCGCGGCGACGTCGGGCGCGGGCATTGGTCCGCAGAAGCTGGACTACATTCTCGGCATCACGAAGGCGTACTGCACGCGCGTTGGTTCGGGCCCGTTCCCGAGCGAACTGTACGACGCAGACAACGCGAACCGTCAGGAAGAAGTCGGTCTGACGCTCGCGAAGGTCGGCAAGGAATTCGGTTCGGTCACGGGGCGTCCACGCCGCACGGGCTGGCTCGACGCCGCCGCACTGCGTCGCGCGATCCAGATCAACGGCGTGTCGGGTCTGTGCATCACGAAGCTCGACGTGCTCGACGGCCTCGATGAAGTGAAGCTGTGCGTCGGCTATACGGTCGACGGCAAGGACGCCGACATCCTGCCGCGCGGCGCGTATGAAGTGTCGCGTTGCGAGCCGGTGTACGAAACGTTCGGTGGCTGGAAGGAAAGCACCGTCGGTATCAAGGAATGGAGCAAGCTGCCCGCCAACGCTCAGGCTTACCTGACGCGCGTGCAGGAAGTCGCTGGCGTGCCGATCGACATGGTGTCGACGGGTCCGGACCGCGACGAAACCATTCTTCTGCGTCACCCGTTCAAGGTTTAA
- a CDS encoding phosphoribosyltransferase, whose protein sequence is MIQGVPMIEMKDPRNDERNLWVGWDEYHRLIEMLALGVHESGWKFDKILCLARGGLRVGDQLSRIYDLPLAILATSSYREAAGTEQGELDIAQYITMTRGELSGNVLLVDDLVDSGVTLARVQQHLKERYPAITAVRSAVLWWKACSKVKPDYHVQYLATNPWIHQPFEEWDTVRPHNLSAWIKRGQERSTDAS, encoded by the coding sequence ATGATTCAGGGTGTACCGATGATTGAAATGAAAGACCCGCGCAACGACGAGCGCAACTTGTGGGTCGGCTGGGACGAATATCACCGGCTGATCGAGATGCTTGCGCTTGGCGTGCATGAATCGGGCTGGAAGTTCGACAAGATCCTGTGTCTCGCGCGCGGCGGCCTGCGTGTCGGCGATCAGCTTTCGCGTATCTACGACCTGCCGCTCGCGATCCTCGCGACCAGTTCGTATCGCGAAGCGGCGGGCACGGAGCAGGGCGAACTCGATATCGCGCAATACATCACGATGACGCGCGGTGAGCTGTCGGGCAACGTGTTGCTGGTCGACGATCTCGTCGATTCGGGCGTGACGCTTGCGCGCGTGCAGCAGCATCTGAAGGAACGCTATCCGGCGATCACGGCGGTGCGTTCGGCTGTGCTGTGGTGGAAGGCGTGCTCGAAGGTGAAGCCGGACTATCACGTCCAGTATCTCGCGACGAACCCGTGGATCCATCAACCGTTCGAGGAATGGGACACGGTGCGTCCGCATAACCTGAGCGCGTGGATCAAGCGCGGCCAGGAGCGTTCGACGGACGCCAGCTAG
- a CDS encoding potassium transporter Kup translates to MTDNPHVPKQPLPSLAVAAIGVVFGDIGTSPLYSLKEAFSPSHGIPLTESSILGVISLLFWAIIVVVSIKYVMFVMRADNNGEGGVLALMALSLRSFDTKSKAAGLLMMLGIFGACMFYGDAVITPAISVMSAVEGLEIAAPKLSHLVLPLTMVILVLLFWIQRHGTAMVGRLFGPIMVLWFLTLAVLGLSHIVQSPEVIKALNPYYAASFMSAHVLQAYVVLGSVVLVLTGAEALYADMGHFGAAPIRCAWYTLVMPSLVLNYFGQGALLMHDPKAIENPFFLLAPDWALLPLVVLSTVATVIASQAVISGAYSLTSQAIQLGYVPRMKILHTSELAIGQIYVPVVNWMLLFIILCIVVAFKSSDNLAAAYGIAVTATMVITTILASVVMVKVWNWNKGVVAMIIGALLIVDLGFFGANLLKVAEGGWLPLCIGALLFFLLMTWFKGRMIVKERTAADGIPLMPFVQGLLAHPPHRVSGTAIYLTGSATLVPVSLLHNLKHNKVLHERTIFLTFITRDIPYVDDKDRLTVKDVSGGLFLVKAAYGFNETPDVKAVLEQISVSHDMSFELMDTSFFLARETVVPTQLPGMSVWRERVFAWMHQNAAKPTDFFSIPANRVVELGTKIEI, encoded by the coding sequence ATGACAGATAACCCACACGTCCCCAAGCAGCCGTTGCCATCGCTTGCAGTTGCTGCGATCGGCGTGGTTTTCGGGGATATCGGCACAAGCCCGCTGTACTCGCTGAAAGAAGCCTTCAGCCCCTCCCACGGTATCCCTCTCACCGAGAGCTCCATTCTCGGCGTCATCTCGCTGCTGTTCTGGGCCATCATCGTGGTCGTCAGCATCAAGTACGTGATGTTCGTGATGCGCGCCGACAATAACGGCGAGGGCGGCGTGCTCGCGTTGATGGCGCTGTCGCTGCGTTCGTTCGACACGAAGAGCAAGGCGGCCGGCCTCCTGATGATGCTCGGCATCTTCGGCGCCTGCATGTTTTACGGTGATGCGGTGATCACACCGGCCATTTCGGTGATGTCGGCCGTCGAAGGTCTGGAGATTGCCGCACCCAAGCTCTCGCATCTGGTGCTGCCGCTCACGATGGTGATCCTCGTGCTGCTGTTCTGGATCCAGCGCCACGGGACGGCGATGGTCGGCCGGCTGTTCGGCCCGATCATGGTGCTGTGGTTCCTGACGCTCGCGGTGCTCGGCCTGTCGCACATCGTGCAGTCGCCGGAAGTCATCAAGGCGCTCAATCCGTACTACGCGGCGTCGTTCATGTCGGCGCATGTGTTGCAGGCTTACGTGGTGCTGGGTTCGGTGGTGCTGGTGCTGACGGGCGCGGAAGCGCTTTACGCCGACATGGGTCACTTCGGCGCGGCGCCCATTCGCTGCGCGTGGTACACGCTGGTGATGCCGTCGCTGGTGCTGAACTACTTCGGCCAGGGCGCGCTCCTGATGCACGATCCGAAGGCGATCGAAAATCCGTTCTTCCTGCTCGCTCCCGACTGGGCGCTGCTGCCGCTCGTGGTGCTGTCGACGGTCGCTACCGTCATCGCATCGCAGGCGGTGATTTCGGGTGCGTACTCGCTGACGAGTCAGGCCATTCAGCTCGGGTATGTGCCGCGTATGAAGATCCTGCACACGTCGGAACTGGCGATCGGGCAGATCTACGTGCCCGTCGTCAACTGGATGCTGCTGTTCATCATTCTGTGCATCGTCGTCGCGTTCAAGAGTTCGGACAATCTGGCTGCGGCCTACGGTATTGCCGTGACGGCGACGATGGTGATTACGACGATTCTCGCCAGCGTCGTGATGGTGAAGGTGTGGAACTGGAACAAGGGCGTGGTGGCGATGATCATCGGTGCGCTGTTGATCGTTGATCTGGGTTTCTTCGGCGCGAATCTGCTGAAGGTGGCGGAGGGCGGCTGGCTGCCGCTCTGTATCGGCGCGCTGCTGTTCTTCCTGCTGATGACGTGGTTCAAGGGGCGCATGATCGTGAAGGAGCGCACCGCGGCCGACGGTATTCCGCTGATGCCGTTCGTGCAGGGGCTGCTCGCGCATCCGCCTCATCGCGTGTCGGGCACGGCGATCTATCTCACGGGCAGCGCGACGCTGGTTCCAGTGAGCCTCTTGCATAACCTCAAGCACAACAAGGTGCTGCATGAGCGGACGATCTTTTTGACGTTCATCACGCGGGATATTCCTTATGTCGATGACAAGGATCGGCTGACGGTGAAGGATGTCAGCGGTGGTCTGTTTCTCGTGAAGGCGGCTTATGGGTTCAACGAGACACCTGATGTGAAGGCCGTGCTCGAGCAGATCAGCGTGTCGCATGACATGTCGTTCGAGTTGATGGATACGTCGTTCTTTCTTGCACGAGAGACTGTCGTGCCGACGCAGTTGCCAGGCATGTCCGTGTGGCGCGAACGTGTGTTCGCGTGGATGCATCAGAATGCGGCTAAGCCGACGGATTTCTTTAGTATTCCGGCGAATCGGGTGGTGGAGTTGGGGACTAAGATCGAGATTTAG